Proteins from a genomic interval of Halopseudomonas litoralis:
- the lepA gene encoding translation elongation factor 4 gives MSDLSLIRNFSIIAHIDHGKSTLADRFIQICGGLTEREMASQVLDSMDLERERGITIKAHSVTLYYTAKDGKTYQLNFIDTPGHVDFHYEVSRSLAACEGALLVVDAAQGVEAQSVANCYTAIEQGLEVMPVLNKIDLPQAEPERVQAEIESVIGIDATDAVTCSAKSGMGVEDVLERLIAVIPPPVGEIEAPLQALIIDSWFDNYLGVVSLVRVKQGRIKKGDKVLVKSTGKLHQVDSVGVFNPKHTETGDLKAGEVGFIIAGIKDIHGAPVGDTLTLSNTPDVDMLPGFKKVQPQVYAGLFPVSSDDFEDFRDALSKLTLNDAALQYEPESSDALGFGFRIGFLGMLHMEIIQERLEREYDLDLITTAPTVIFEVVKKDGEKIYVDNPSRLPDPSLIDEMREPIVRANILVPQDHLGSVITLCIEKRGVQHDLVFLGTQVQVIYDLPMNEVVLDFFDRLKSVSRGYASLDYAFDRFQAANLVRLDVLINSEKVDALALIVHRDNAAFKGRQLVEKMKELIPRQMFDVAIQSAVGGQVVARSTVKALRKNVIAKCYGGDASRKKKLLEKQKAGKKRMKQVGNVEIPQEAFLAVLKVE, from the coding sequence ATCACCATCAAAGCCCATAGCGTTACCCTGTATTACACAGCGAAGGACGGCAAGACCTATCAGCTCAACTTCATCGACACACCTGGCCATGTGGACTTCCATTATGAGGTCAGCCGCTCGCTGGCAGCCTGTGAAGGTGCCTTGCTGGTAGTCGATGCGGCGCAGGGTGTTGAGGCGCAATCGGTAGCCAACTGTTATACCGCCATCGAGCAGGGTCTGGAAGTGATGCCGGTGCTGAACAAAATCGATCTGCCCCAGGCCGAGCCCGAACGGGTGCAGGCCGAGATTGAAAGCGTGATCGGCATTGATGCCACTGATGCGGTGACCTGCAGTGCGAAGAGCGGTATGGGTGTCGAGGACGTGCTGGAGCGTCTGATTGCAGTGATCCCACCGCCGGTCGGTGAGATCGAAGCACCGCTGCAGGCATTGATCATTGACTCCTGGTTCGACAACTATCTGGGTGTGGTCTCGTTGGTGCGCGTCAAACAGGGCCGCATCAAGAAAGGTGACAAGGTTCTGGTCAAGTCCACCGGCAAGCTGCATCAGGTCGACAGTGTGGGTGTCTTCAATCCCAAGCACACCGAAACCGGTGATCTCAAGGCCGGGGAAGTGGGCTTCATCATCGCCGGCATCAAGGACATCCATGGCGCGCCGGTAGGCGATACGCTGACACTGTCCAACACGCCGGATGTGGACATGCTGCCCGGCTTCAAGAAGGTCCAGCCGCAGGTCTATGCCGGTTTGTTCCCGGTCAGTTCCGATGATTTCGAAGACTTCCGCGACGCGCTGTCCAAGCTCACGCTCAACGATGCCGCGTTGCAGTACGAGCCGGAAAGCTCGGATGCCCTGGGTTTCGGCTTCCGTATCGGCTTCCTCGGCATGCTGCACATGGAGATCATTCAGGAGCGTCTCGAGCGCGAATATGATCTTGACCTGATTACCACTGCGCCGACCGTGATATTCGAGGTGGTGAAGAAGGATGGCGAGAAGATCTACGTCGATAACCCTTCACGCCTGCCCGACCCGTCACTGATCGACGAAATGCGCGAGCCCATAGTGCGAGCCAACATTCTTGTGCCTCAGGACCATCTCGGCAGCGTCATCACTCTGTGTATCGAGAAGCGGGGCGTGCAGCATGACCTCGTGTTTCTCGGCACTCAGGTGCAGGTGATCTATGACCTGCCGATGAATGAGGTGGTGCTGGACTTCTTCGATCGTCTGAAGTCGGTCAGCCGGGGTTATGCGTCACTGGATTACGCGTTTGATCGGTTCCAGGCCGCCAATCTGGTGCGTCTGGATGTATTGATCAACAGCGAGAAGGTCGATGCGTTGGCGTTGATCGTGCATCGCGACAACGCTGCGTTCAAGGGTCGGCAGCTGGTCGAAAAAATGAAAGAGTTGATTCCTCGCCAGATGTTCGATGTTGCCATCCAATCCGCTGTGGGTGGGCAGGTGGTGGCGCGTTCGACGGTCAAGGCGCTGCGCAAGAACGTTATCGCCAAGTGTTATGGTGGCGATGCCAGTCGGAAGAAGAAGCTGCTTGAGAAACAGAAGGCCGGTAAGAAACGGATGAAGCAGGTTGGTAACGTCGAGATTCCACAGGAAGCCTTCCTGGCCGTCCTGAAAGTGGAATAA
- the lepB gene encoding signal peptidase I, producing the protein MHINFPLLLVIAVAVTGLLALLDFIWFAPRRRRAMAAYEAGVEVTDAGTLERLNKEPLLVEYGKSFFPVLAVVLILRSFLVEPFQIPSGSMKPTLEIGDFILVNKFSYGIRLPVLETKIIPVGDPQRGDVMVFRYPNDPRINYIKRVVGLPGDVVRYADKQLFVNGTPVERELLRTVGDDEVPAGHPLQALATVDIYLEELGEASHEARYKRLSQTPAAHEWTVPDGHYFMIGDNRDNSNDSRYWSAPDMPRELWGMVPDNYIVGKAFAIWMHWPEPKLSNLPSFARAGLID; encoded by the coding sequence ATGCATATCAACTTTCCGCTGTTGCTGGTGATCGCCGTGGCCGTCACCGGTCTGTTGGCACTGTTGGATTTCATCTGGTTTGCACCCAGACGGCGGCGGGCAATGGCCGCCTACGAAGCAGGCGTCGAGGTTACCGATGCCGGTACGCTGGAGCGCCTGAACAAGGAGCCGCTGCTGGTTGAATACGGCAAATCCTTCTTTCCGGTGCTGGCTGTGGTACTGATTCTGCGTTCGTTTCTGGTCGAGCCGTTCCAGATTCCATCCGGCTCGATGAAGCCGACTCTGGAAATCGGTGACTTCATCCTGGTCAATAAGTTTTCCTATGGTATCCGGTTGCCGGTGCTGGAAACCAAGATCATCCCGGTGGGTGACCCGCAGCGCGGTGACGTGATGGTATTCCGTTATCCGAACGACCCGCGGATCAACTACATCAAGCGGGTGGTCGGCCTGCCAGGCGACGTTGTGCGCTATGCCGACAAGCAGCTGTTCGTCAATGGCACGCCGGTAGAGCGTGAACTGCTGCGCACTGTGGGCGATGACGAAGTGCCGGCCGGGCATCCGTTGCAGGCCCTGGCGACGGTTGATATCTATCTGGAAGAGCTGGGCGAAGCATCCCACGAGGCGCGTTACAAACGCCTGTCCCAGACACCTGCAGCGCATGAATGGACAGTGCCTGACGGGCACTATTTCATGATTGGCGACAACCGTGATAACTCCAATGACAGTCGTTACTGGTCCGCACCGGACATGCCGAGGGAGTTGTGGGGCATGGTCCCGGACAACTATATTGTCGGCAAGGCCTTTGCCATATGGATGCATTGGCCCGAGCCGAAACTGAGCAATCTGCCGAGCTTTGCAAGAGCTGGGTTGATTGATTAG
- a CDS encoding DUF4845 domain-containing protein, which produces MRHSQKGMSFFGWLAVIALFVFAAITAMKLVPIYMDHFALRKIVTTVNEDPSIKINSLRDLHAHINKGMQINSIRDIKEDEAITVTASGTNTYTVIIKYEVRSPMLRTVDLLVHFDETHIVRPLK; this is translated from the coding sequence ATGCGCCATTCTCAGAAAGGCATGTCATTTTTCGGCTGGTTGGCGGTCATTGCGCTGTTTGTATTTGCTGCCATCACCGCGATGAAACTGGTACCGATCTATATGGATCATTTTGCCCTGCGCAAGATCGTCACCACGGTGAACGAAGATCCCTCGATCAAGATCAACTCGCTGCGCGACCTGCATGCACATATCAACAAGGGCATGCAGATCAACAGCATCCGCGACATCAAGGAAGATGAGGCGATTACCGTGACCGCCAGCGGAACCAATACCTATACTGTCATTATCAAGTATGAGGTGCGTTCACCCATGCTGCGAACCGTGGACCTTCTGGTTCATTTCGATGAAACCCATATTGTCAGACCGCTAAAGTGA
- the rnc gene encoding ribonuclease III, translating into MSNKLDRLERRIGYSFKDQDLLVLALTHRSLGGRNNERLEFLGDSILNFVAAEALFERFPQAREGQLSRLRARLVKGVTLAELAKGFELGEYLRLGSGELKSGGFRRESILADTTEAIIGAIYLDSGMEAARERILLWLTGHIESLTLVDNNKDPKTRLQEYLQGQHIDLPQYEVIDVSGEAHCRVFRVECRAAPLTGHTFGVGSSRRLAEQEAAQKALIAMGVEKVNE; encoded by the coding sequence GTGAGCAATAAGCTAGACCGACTGGAAAGAAGAATAGGCTACAGTTTCAAGGATCAGGACCTGCTGGTTCTGGCCTTGACCCACCGTAGCCTGGGTGGGCGCAATAACGAACGCCTGGAGTTTCTCGGCGATTCGATTCTCAACTTCGTTGCTGCCGAGGCGCTTTTCGAGCGCTTCCCGCAGGCCCGGGAAGGGCAGTTGTCGCGCCTGCGCGCGCGCCTGGTCAAGGGTGTCACCCTGGCTGAACTGGCCAAGGGCTTTGAGCTGGGTGAGTACCTCCGGCTGGGCTCGGGTGAACTGAAAAGCGGCGGGTTCCGCCGTGAATCGATTCTCGCCGACACCACCGAAGCCATTATTGGCGCCATCTACCTCGACAGTGGCATGGAGGCGGCGCGCGAACGCATATTGTTGTGGCTCACCGGCCATATCGAATCGCTGACCCTGGTGGACAACAACAAGGATCCCAAGACGCGCCTGCAGGAGTATCTGCAGGGCCAACATATCGATCTGCCTCAATACGAAGTCATCGACGTCAGCGGTGAAGCCCATTGCCGGGTTTTTCGAGTCGAATGTCGTGCGGCGCCGCTGACCGGACACACATTTGGCGTCGGCAGCAGCCGGCGTCTGGCCGAGCAGGAAGCCGCACAGAAAGCCCTGATCGCCATGGGCGTGGAGAAAGTGAATGAGTGA
- the era gene encoding GTPase Era, producing the protein MSDSTPRCGYIAIVGRPNVGKSTLLNHILGQKLAITSRKPQTTRHTLLGIKTEENVQAIYVDTPGLHKENEKALNRFMNKSASQALRDVDVVLFVVDRMRWTDEDEMVWNKVRHLECPVVLVVNKVDRLEDKKAMLPHLEWLTQQLPNAEIVPVSALNGGNLDQLQTVIAGLLPEGEHFYPDDQLTDRSSRFLAAELVREKVMRQLGAEIPYQVAVEIEQFKQEGKVLHIHALILVEREGQKKIIIGDGGDRMKKIGQEARLDMQKLFGSKIMLNLWVKVRRGWSDDERALNSLGYRFD; encoded by the coding sequence ATGAGTGATAGCACACCTCGCTGTGGCTATATTGCCATTGTTGGTCGACCAAACGTGGGCAAGTCGACATTGCTCAACCATATTCTCGGCCAGAAGTTGGCGATCACCTCGCGCAAGCCGCAAACCACCCGCCACACGCTGCTCGGCATCAAGACCGAAGAGAATGTGCAGGCGATCTATGTGGATACCCCCGGCTTGCACAAGGAGAACGAGAAGGCACTGAACCGCTTCATGAACAAGAGTGCCTCTCAGGCACTGCGTGACGTGGACGTGGTGCTGTTCGTGGTGGATCGCATGCGCTGGACCGATGAAGACGAAATGGTCTGGAACAAGGTGCGACACCTGGAATGCCCCGTGGTGCTGGTGGTCAACAAGGTCGACCGCCTGGAAGACAAGAAGGCCATGTTGCCGCACCTGGAATGGTTGACACAGCAGTTGCCCAACGCCGAAATAGTGCCGGTCTCGGCATTGAACGGCGGTAATCTCGATCAACTGCAGACGGTGATTGCCGGCTTGCTACCTGAAGGTGAGCATTTCTACCCGGATGATCAGCTGACTGATCGCAGCTCGCGTTTTCTCGCTGCCGAACTGGTGCGAGAGAAGGTCATGCGCCAGCTGGGCGCCGAGATTCCCTATCAGGTCGCGGTAGAGATCGAGCAGTTCAAGCAGGAAGGTAAGGTACTGCACATTCACGCGCTGATCCTGGTCGAACGCGAAGGCCAGAAAAAGATCATCATCGGTGATGGCGGCGATCGCATGAAGAAGATCGGTCAGGAAGCCCGTCTGGATATGCAGAAACTGTTCGGCAGCAAGATCATGCTCAATCTGTGGGTCAAGGTCCGCCGCGGCTGGTCCGATGATGAGCGTGCCTTGAACTCGCTGGGTTATCGTTTCGACTGA
- the recO gene encoding DNA repair protein RecO, with amino-acid sequence MQSPLSPAYVLHSRPYRDSSALVDLLTLHHGLQRVVWRGARGQRRKLAPQPFMPLMVGMLGRGELKTLTQAEISGGFLQLQGEMLFSGLYLNELLVRLLGAGDSQPLLFAAYQGALEALASNQPVEPVLRRFEWQLLAILGYGFSLTEDASGLPVREQQRYVWHATEGLQPVHDPLTIDAGLPGQALLAMAADDWTDAITLRAAKQLMRQALGVHLGDRPLVSRQLFARQPRKGDEQ; translated from the coding sequence ATGCAGTCACCGCTGAGTCCGGCCTATGTCCTGCATAGCCGCCCCTACCGGGATAGCAGCGCCTTGGTGGACCTGCTGACGCTGCACCACGGTCTGCAGCGGGTGGTCTGGCGTGGGGCACGTGGCCAGCGGCGCAAACTTGCCCCGCAGCCCTTCATGCCGCTCATGGTAGGCATGCTGGGCCGCGGCGAGCTGAAAACTCTGACCCAGGCAGAGATCTCCGGCGGCTTCCTGCAATTGCAGGGCGAAATGTTGTTCAGTGGACTCTATCTCAATGAGCTGCTGGTGCGTCTATTGGGCGCCGGTGACTCTCAACCGCTGCTCTTTGCTGCCTACCAGGGTGCGCTCGAAGCACTCGCAAGCAACCAGCCGGTGGAACCCGTTCTGCGACGCTTCGAATGGCAACTGCTGGCCATTCTGGGCTATGGTTTCAGCCTGACCGAAGACGCCAGCGGACTGCCTGTCCGCGAGCAGCAGCGCTATGTCTGGCACGCGACCGAAGGCCTGCAGCCAGTGCATGACCCGCTGACTATCGACGCCGGCCTGCCGGGCCAGGCGCTGCTGGCCATGGCGGCTGATGACTGGACTGATGCAATCACGCTGCGCGCCGCCAAGCAGTTGATGCGCCAGGCGCTCGGCGTACATCTCGGTGACCGACCATTGGTCAGCCGACAACTTTTTGCCCGGCAACCCCGTAAAGGAGATGAACAGTGA
- the pdxJ gene encoding pyridoxine 5'-phosphate synthase has translation MTQPQRVLLGVNIDHVATLRQARGTRYPDPIQAAIEAEQAGADGITVHLREDRRHIQDRDVRLLAEVLQTRMNFEMAVTDEMIAFAAEIRPAHVCLVPERREELTTEGGLDVAGGGARIQQAVEQLTGFGCQVSLFIDPDPQQIEAARNAGAPVIELHTGHYAETSGAEQEQALQRISESVAYARKLGLVVNAGHGLHYHNVEPIAAITGINELNIGHAIIARALFSGLAGAVAEMRALILGAEAPR, from the coding sequence GTGACTCAACCGCAGCGTGTACTGCTTGGTGTCAATATCGATCATGTGGCCACTCTGCGCCAGGCCCGTGGTACCCGTTATCCGGACCCGATCCAGGCGGCCATCGAGGCCGAGCAGGCCGGCGCCGATGGCATAACCGTGCATCTGCGTGAAGACCGTCGGCACATCCAGGATCGTGATGTGCGATTGCTTGCAGAAGTTCTGCAGACGCGGATGAACTTTGAAATGGCGGTGACTGACGAAATGATCGCCTTCGCCGCTGAGATCCGTCCCGCTCACGTCTGTCTGGTGCCTGAGCGCCGCGAAGAACTGACTACCGAAGGTGGTCTGGATGTCGCTGGTGGTGGTGCGCGCATCCAACAGGCGGTGGAGCAACTGACAGGTTTCGGTTGCCAGGTCTCCTTATTCATCGATCCGGACCCGCAGCAGATCGAGGCGGCACGCAATGCCGGAGCGCCGGTGATCGAGCTGCATACCGGACATTACGCCGAGACCAGTGGCGCCGAGCAGGAACAGGCGCTGCAGCGTATCAGTGAGTCGGTCGCCTATGCTCGCAAGCTCGGGCTGGTGGTCAATGCCGGACACGGCCTGCATTACCACAACGTTGAGCCCATTGCGGCGATTACCGGCATCAACGAGCTGAACATCGGTCATGCCATCATTGCCCGCGCGCTGTTTTCCGGGCTCGCCGGTGCGGTGGCTGAGATGCGCGCACTGATCCTGGGGGCTGAAGCGCCCCGATGA
- the acpS gene encoding holo-ACP synthase, whose product MIIGIGTDMVLVSRIAAVLGRQGERFAQRILTAEELQRYRAHSQPVRYLAKRYAAKEAILKALGTGLAKGMSWQHMQIDNDAHGAPHVVLSGVALERLQQGGGGRMLLSLSDEREQALAFAVWSGA is encoded by the coding sequence ATGATCATTGGCATAGGCACCGATATGGTGTTGGTCAGTCGTATCGCGGCGGTCTTGGGACGGCAGGGTGAGCGCTTTGCCCAGCGTATCCTGACTGCCGAGGAACTGCAGCGCTACCGCGCCCACTCCCAGCCGGTGCGCTATCTGGCCAAGCGTTATGCCGCCAAGGAGGCCATTCTCAAGGCGCTGGGAACCGGGCTGGCCAAGGGCATGTCCTGGCAGCACATGCAGATCGATAACGACGCCCATGGAGCGCCGCATGTGGTACTCAGTGGTGTCGCATTGGAGCGGCTGCAGCAGGGCGGCGGTGGCCGCATGCTGCTGTCACTCAGCGATGAGCGGGAGCAGGCGCTGGCATTTGCCGTCTGGTCAGGCGCTTGA
- a CDS encoding ATP-binding protein gives MITLIPTGLMALALGGYFSWQQVREVEQQLLQRGLMTVEYLQQPAADALLGGEISLIGPMLGAALNHTDVRALTLYDANMQELEHRGPFMYPAGEPVTGIDMTAGTGLQIQRGKNSSRFLMPLLASLDLPNRTLRLDVEADSILGWLEVELSHGNMLLHRYQTLLATLVAIILSLALTGLVVSIMGRRISDPVARINNAIRQISQGHFNVRLAGQDSRELDDLAMGVNNMAQTMQSAQGELQQNIDQATDDLRQTLETIEIQNIELDLARKTAQEASRIKSEFLANMSHELRTPLNGILGFSNLLQRSELNGRQQEYLSTIEKSADNLLAIINEILDFSKIEAGKLILENLAFNLRDLIDDTLTMLAPSAHDKGLELVSIIYRDTPLGLRGDPMRLKQILANLISNAIKFTHEGSVSVRVMAEHQDVDQVLLRISVNDTGIGLSPTQQKSLFKAFSQADNSISRQTGGTGLGLVISKRLVEQMHGEIGLRSQPGEGSEFWLTLRLGRSARGEDELPEKPLLGMRAALVEPQLLSRQMLLHSLEDIGLSVRVFDNPQQLHEALTSRTNRDDSLQLALISVRHTATPPGDTLEMARQWSELNICKTIVLTDTTEHYPLLDQLPRSMCQTMSKPVYTRKLYRAVMHLLGNDPVVTLPPIQQRCHALRVLCVDDHLANLKLLEAFLGDIGVTPLLATSGEEALELLTEQRVDLIFMDVQMPGMDGRQTTAELRLREEVAGFDPIPIVALTAHALSSERHQLLQCGMNDYLTKPITTEQLRQSLNKWTGLAPASKAPDLPSPQDKVTRYIPQPVIAAPKPPRQPAPLKIIDREEGLQLAAGKEDLASDIMQMLLDGLPQDHRNITEALEREEWASVRELIHKLHGATRYCGVPELRAHCQAAETLLKKGEDSRSAVQAVLDAINRLRSTSSA, from the coding sequence ATGATCACGCTCATCCCCACCGGCCTGATGGCACTGGCGCTGGGCGGTTATTTCAGTTGGCAGCAGGTGCGCGAAGTAGAGCAGCAGTTGCTGCAACGGGGATTGATGACCGTCGAGTACCTGCAGCAGCCCGCCGCCGATGCGCTGCTGGGCGGTGAAATAAGTCTTATTGGACCGATGCTCGGGGCGGCACTCAACCACACCGATGTTCGAGCGCTGACATTGTACGATGCCAACATGCAGGAACTGGAGCATCGCGGCCCGTTCATGTACCCGGCCGGCGAACCCGTCACCGGTATCGACATGACCGCTGGCACCGGATTGCAGATTCAGCGCGGCAAAAACAGCAGCCGTTTCCTCATGCCCCTGCTGGCCAGCCTCGATCTGCCCAATCGGACATTACGTCTGGATGTCGAGGCGGACAGCATCCTGGGCTGGCTGGAAGTCGAACTCAGCCATGGCAACATGCTGCTGCACCGCTACCAGACCCTGCTTGCCACCCTGGTGGCGATCATCCTGAGTCTGGCTCTCACCGGCCTGGTAGTCTCAATAATGGGACGACGCATCAGCGATCCGGTGGCACGCATCAACAATGCCATTCGTCAGATCAGCCAGGGACATTTCAATGTCCGCCTCGCCGGACAGGACAGCCGCGAGCTGGATGATCTGGCGATGGGGGTCAACAACATGGCGCAGACCATGCAGAGCGCCCAGGGCGAGCTGCAGCAGAACATCGATCAGGCGACCGATGATCTGCGCCAGACGCTGGAGACCATCGAAATCCAGAATATCGAACTGGATCTGGCGCGCAAGACTGCCCAGGAAGCCAGTCGCATCAAATCCGAATTCCTCGCCAATATGAGCCATGAGTTGCGCACCCCGCTCAATGGCATTCTCGGTTTCAGCAACCTGCTGCAGCGCAGCGAGCTGAATGGGCGACAACAGGAGTACTTGTCGACCATCGAAAAGTCCGCCGACAACCTGCTCGCCATCATCAACGAGATTCTGGACTTTTCCAAAATCGAGGCCGGCAAGCTGATTCTGGAAAATCTGGCGTTCAACCTGCGTGACCTGATCGACGACACCCTGACCATGCTCGCGCCCAGTGCCCATGACAAGGGCCTGGAACTGGTCAGCATCATCTACCGGGACACCCCGCTGGGACTACGCGGCGACCCCATGCGTCTCAAGCAGATCCTCGCCAATCTGATCAGCAATGCCATCAAGTTCACCCATGAGGGCTCGGTCAGCGTCAGGGTCATGGCCGAACATCAGGACGTGGACCAGGTGCTGCTGCGTATCAGTGTCAACGACACCGGTATCGGCCTGTCGCCGACGCAGCAGAAATCCCTGTTCAAGGCCTTCAGCCAGGCCGACAACTCGATCTCCCGGCAGACAGGAGGCACCGGCCTGGGGCTGGTCATATCGAAACGTCTGGTCGAACAGATGCACGGTGAAATCGGCCTGCGTAGCCAACCAGGCGAGGGCTCCGAGTTCTGGCTGACCCTGCGTCTGGGCAGATCCGCCCGCGGCGAAGACGAGTTACCGGAAAAACCCCTGCTGGGCATGCGCGCGGCCCTGGTCGAACCGCAGCTGCTGAGCCGTCAGATGTTGCTGCACAGTCTGGAGGACATCGGCCTGTCGGTGCGCGTTTTCGATAATCCCCAGCAACTGCACGAGGCGCTGACCTCACGCACCAACCGCGACGACTCGCTGCAGCTGGCGTTGATCAGTGTCCGGCATACGGCGACGCCCCCGGGCGACACCCTGGAGATGGCCCGCCAGTGGTCGGAATTGAACATCTGCAAGACCATAGTGTTGACCGACACTACCGAGCATTACCCGCTGCTCGACCAATTACCACGCTCCATGTGCCAGACCATGTCGAAGCCGGTATATACCCGCAAGCTGTACCGAGCCGTGATGCACCTGCTGGGCAACGACCCGGTGGTCACGCTACCGCCGATCCAGCAGCGTTGCCACGCGTTGCGGGTCCTGTGCGTGGATGACCATCTGGCCAATCTCAAACTGCTGGAGGCATTCCTCGGCGATATTGGCGTAACCCCCCTGCTCGCCACCAGTGGCGAAGAAGCCCTCGAGTTGCTGACCGAACAGCGAGTCGATCTGATTTTCATGGATGTGCAGATGCCCGGCATGGACGGTCGTCAGACCACCGCCGAGTTGCGCCTGCGCGAAGAAGTCGCCGGCTTCGATCCGATTCCGATCGTGGCGCTGACAGCCCATGCCTTGAGCAGTGAACGTCATCAGCTGTTGCAATGCGGCATGAATGATTATCTGACCAAACCGATCACCACCGAGCAACTGCGCCAGAGCCTGAACAAGTGGACCGGCCTGGCCCCGGCGAGCAAGGCCCCGGACTTGCCGTCCCCGCAAGACAAGGTGACACGCTATATCCCCCAGCCCGTTATTGCCGCACCGAAGCCGCCACGACAGCCAGCGCCACTGAAGATCATCGACCGGGAAGAAGGTTTGCAGCTGGCGGCCGGCAAGGAGGACCTGGCCAGTGACATAATGCAAATGTTGCTGGATGGCTTGCCGCAGGATCACCGAAACATCACCGAGGCGCTGGAGCGCGAAGAGTGGGCAAGCGTGCGGGAGCTGATCCACAAACTGCACGGCGCTACCCGCTATTGCGGAGTGCCAGAACTGCGCGCGCATTGTCAGGCTGCGGAAACCCTGCTCAAGAAAGGTGAGGACAGTCGCAGCGCGGTGCAGGCCGTACTGGACGCCATCAACCGGCTGCGCAGCACGTCAAGCGCCTGA
- the cysM gene encoding cysteine synthase CysM — translation MTSEFPTIADCIGNTPLVRLQRMAGNTGNTILLKLEGNNPAGSVKDRPALSMIQMAEQRGSIQPGDTLIEATSGNTGIALAMAAAIMGYPMILIMPENSSDERKWAMSAYGAELILVSKEEGMEGARDLAEKMQREGKGKLLDQFGNLDNPEAHYRTTGPEIWRDTAGQVTHFVSSMGTTGTIMGVSRYLKEQNPDIQIIGLQPTEGAAIPGIRRWPQAYLPSIFDAERVDKVVDMSQEEAEITMRRLAREEGIFCGVSSGGAVAAALRLNAELRDAIIVAIICDRGDRYLSTGVFDDRS, via the coding sequence ATGACTAGTGAGTTTCCAACCATTGCCGACTGTATTGGCAATACGCCCCTGGTTCGTCTGCAGCGCATGGCGGGCAATACCGGCAATACGATTCTGCTCAAGCTGGAAGGTAACAATCCGGCCGGGTCGGTCAAGGATCGTCCCGCGTTGTCGATGATCCAGATGGCTGAGCAGCGTGGCAGCATACAGCCCGGCGATACGCTGATCGAAGCGACATCCGGCAACACCGGTATTGCCCTGGCCATGGCGGCGGCGATCATGGGCTACCCGATGATCCTGATCATGCCGGAGAATTCCAGCGACGAACGCAAGTGGGCAATGTCTGCCTACGGTGCCGAGCTGATTCTGGTGAGCAAGGAAGAAGGCATGGAGGGCGCGCGGGATCTGGCCGAGAAAATGCAGCGTGAAGGCAAAGGCAAGTTACTCGACCAGTTTGGCAATCTGGATAACCCCGAGGCGCATTACCGCACCACTGGTCCGGAAATCTGGCGCGATACCGCCGGTCAGGTTACCCATTTCGTCAGCTCGATGGGCACCACAGGCACCATCATGGGCGTGTCGCGCTATCTGAAGGAACAGAACCCGGACATTCAGATCATCGGTCTGCAGCCCACCGAGGGCGCGGCGATTCCGGGCATCCGCCGCTGGCCTCAGGCGTACCTACCGAGTATTTTCGATGCCGAGCGGGTGGATAAGGTGGTGGACATGAGTCAGGAAGAAGCCGAAATCACCATGCGCCGGCTGGCACGTGAAGAAGGCATTTTCTGCGGTGTGTCCTCGGGGGGCGCCGTAGCGGCGGCTCTGCGGCTCAATGCCGAACTCCGCGATGCGATCATTGTGGCGATTATCTGCGATCGCGGTGATCGCTATCTATCCACCGGGGTATTTGATGACCGCTCATGA